One window of Campylobacter avium LMG 24591 genomic DNA carries:
- a CDS encoding adenosylmethionine--8-amino-7-oxononanoate transaminase — translation MNLKELDLKHIWHPCTQMKDHEFLPLLTVKNAKGVYLYDYNNKAYIDCISSWWVNLFGHCNEYINSKITEQLSKLEHVLLAGCSHEGVIRLSARLCKILEKHKLNKCFYADNGSSSIEIALKMAFHYFANKNEKRKKFLALSNSYHGETVAALSVGDVKLYKKHYEDLLLDVLLTPVAQGEDFSKELEFLEKLLEKEGENICAFILEPLIQCAGNMHMYSANFIDEAIKLCRKYGILIIFDEVAVGFGRTNTMFALEQSKAKPDLLCLSKGITGGYLPLSVLICTDEIYNAFYDDYEKNKAFLHSHSYTGNALACAAANAVLDIFENDNVLENNKILSKFIKNEFESLKEFDFLGNFRQCGMVYAFDIIKNKRQRAGLFVYEKALEKGLLLRPLANTIYFMPPFVIKNDEVSYVVSSLREIFSTNQL, via the coding sequence ATGAACTTAAAAGAGTTAGACTTAAAGCATATATGGCATCCTTGCACGCAGATGAAAGACCATGAGTTTTTACCCTTGCTTACTGTTAAAAATGCTAAGGGCGTATATCTGTATGATTATAATAATAAAGCTTACATAGACTGCATTAGTTCTTGGTGGGTGAATTTATTTGGCCACTGCAATGAATACATAAACTCAAAAATCACAGAACAGCTAAGCAAACTAGAGCATGTATTGCTTGCTGGCTGTTCTCATGAGGGCGTTATAAGGCTTTCTGCTAGGCTGTGCAAGATTTTAGAAAAACACAAGCTTAATAAATGCTTTTACGCAGATAATGGCTCATCAAGCATAGAAATAGCCTTGAAAATGGCTTTTCATTATTTTGCAAACAAGAACGAAAAAAGAAAGAAATTTCTTGCTTTAAGCAATTCCTACCACGGCGAAACTGTAGCTGCACTAAGCGTTGGAGATGTTAAGCTTTATAAAAAGCATTATGAGGATTTACTTTTAGATGTTTTGCTTACTCCTGTTGCACAGGGTGAGGATTTTAGCAAGGAGCTTGAATTTTTAGAAAAACTTTTAGAAAAAGAAGGCGAAAACATCTGTGCTTTTATCTTAGAGCCACTTATACAGTGCGCTGGAAATATGCATATGTATAGTGCTAATTTCATTGATGAGGCTATAAAGCTGTGCAGAAAATACGGAATTTTAATCATCTTTGATGAGGTGGCAGTTGGCTTTGGTCGCACAAATACCATGTTTGCCTTAGAACAAAGCAAGGCAAAGCCTGATTTACTATGCCTTTCAAAGGGAATTACGGGCGGGTATTTGCCACTTTCAGTGCTTATTTGCACAGATGAAATTTATAATGCCTTTTATGATGATTATGAAAAAAACAAAGCCTTTTTGCATTCTCACAGCTACACCGGAAATGCTCTAGCTTGTGCGGCTGCTAATGCCGTGCTTGATATTTTTGAAAATGACAATGTGCTAGAAAATAATAAAATTCTAAGTAAGTTCATAAAAAATGAATTTGAGAGCCTAAAAGAATTTGATTTTTTAGGAAATTTTAGGCAGTGCGGTATGGTGTATGCCTTTGATATAATCAAAAACAAAAGACAAAGGGCTGGGCTTTTTGTCTATGAAAAGGCTTTAGAAAAGGGTTTATTATTAAGGCCTTTGGCAAATACCATTTATTTTATGCCGCCCTTTGTTATAAAAAACGATGAAGTTAGCTATGTAGTAAGCTCTTTAAGAGAAATTTTTAGCACTAATCAGCTCTAA
- a CDS encoding aminotransferase class I/II-fold pyridoxal phosphate-dependent enzyme: protein MQNELQKLKKDGNYRVLKQLRHQDKFVYYQGKKLLNLASNDYLGLNSNKKLIKEFFENLDEKNLYFSSSSSRSLSGNYEIYEEFETSLKSHFKGKEALCFNNGFVLNYSCLQALASLKNTVFLADKLIHASIIDGIKNSNFFRFRHNDMLHLESLLKKHSKNYENIVIISEALFSMDGDFAPLKDLISLKKEYKALLYIDEAHSFACFDKSGLGLAKEKALDNEIDFLVFTFGKALASYGACMLCSKEAKKFFINKARAFIYSTALAPITVAWSKFIFDRLDSFEKERKRLREISLFLKDIFNDRLIGDAYILSLLVGEYSKTDALAKKLFDMGFFAPAIKAPTVAKNSSRIRFSLNANIKKEDLLALQELF from the coding sequence ATGCAAAATGAACTTCAAAAGCTAAAAAAAGATGGAAATTATAGAGTTTTAAAACAATTAAGACATCAGGATAAATTTGTGTATTATCAGGGAAAGAAGTTGCTAAATTTGGCTTCAAATGATTATCTAGGTTTAAATTCTAATAAAAAATTAATCAAAGAATTTTTTGAAAATCTTGATGAAAAAAATTTGTATTTTTCAAGCTCAAGCTCAAGAAGTCTGAGTGGAAATTACGAAATTTATGAGGAATTTGAGACGTCTTTAAAGTCTCATTTTAAAGGCAAAGAAGCTTTATGTTTTAACAATGGTTTTGTTTTAAACTACTCTTGTTTGCAAGCCTTAGCAAGTCTTAAAAATACTGTATTTTTAGCCGATAAGTTAATACACGCTAGTATTATTGATGGCATAAAAAACTCAAATTTTTTTAGATTTAGGCATAATGATATGTTGCATTTAGAGTCCTTACTTAAAAAACATAGTAAAAATTATGAAAACATCGTCATTATAAGCGAAGCTTTATTTTCAATGGATGGAGATTTTGCACCATTAAAGGATTTAATAAGTCTAAAAAAAGAATACAAAGCACTTTTATATATAGATGAGGCACACTCTTTTGCTTGTTTTGATAAGAGTGGTCTTGGTTTGGCTAAAGAGAAGGCTTTGGATAATGAGATTGATTTTCTAGTATTTACCTTTGGTAAAGCCTTGGCTAGTTATGGTGCTTGTATGCTTTGCTCTAAGGAAGCAAAAAAGTTTTTTATAAACAAAGCAAGAGCTTTTATCTACTCAACGGCACTAGCACCTATTACTGTGGCTTGGTCTAAATTTATATTTGATAGATTAGATAGTTTTGAAAAGGAAAGAAAAAGACTAAGAGAGATATCGCTTTTTTTAAAGGATATCTTTAATGACAGGCTAATAGGTGATGCATATATACTATCCTTGCTTGTAGGAGAATACTCTAAAACAGATGCCTTAGCTAAAAAGCTTTTTGATATGGGTTTTTTCGCACCGGCTATCAAAGCACCAACAGTGGCTAAAAATTCATCAAGGATAAGATTTTCTCTTAATGCAAATATAAAAAAAGAGGATTTATTAGCTTTACAGGAGCTTTTTTGA
- a CDS encoding pimeloyl-ACP methyl esterase BioG family protein produces the protein MKTCFLHKNPQSSDLILFVSGFASHFSHFSHLKAQNNVLMIYDYKDMNLDIELNSFKTVHLIAFSMGVSISSKLLSYMKFKTSLAINGTPRGIDDEYGIKEEVFKKSMENFNLLEFKKALFAKNLNLGENFYFQGQTQLKDELKSLFNFHKKHKVKKDLSFDKILLSKRDLIFSNRACENFFKQKNTKIIHSKEPHFVFFAFDSWEELCNI, from the coding sequence TTGAAGACTTGTTTTTTGCATAAAAATCCACAAAGCAGTGATTTGATTTTATTTGTTTCAGGCTTTGCTTCTCATTTTTCGCATTTTAGTCATTTAAAAGCACAAAATAATGTTTTGATGATATATGACTATAAAGATATGAACTTAGACATAGAATTGAATTCTTTTAAAACTGTGCATTTGATAGCCTTTTCAATGGGAGTAAGCATTAGCTCTAAGCTTTTATCTTATATGAAATTTAAAACAAGCTTAGCTATAAATGGAACACCAAGGGGCATAGATGATGAATATGGCATAAAAGAGGAAGTATTTAAAAAAAGTATGGAAAATTTTAATTTATTAGAGTTTAAAAAGGCATTATTTGCTAAAAATTTGAATTTAGGTGAGAATTTTTATTTTCAAGGTCAAACACAGCTAAAAGATGAGCTTAAGAGTTTGTTTAATTTTCATAAAAAACACAAGGTAAAAAAAGACTTGAGCTTTGATAAGATTTTGCTAAGTAAAAGGGATTTAATCTTTAGCAATAGAGCTTGTGAGAATTTTTTTAAGCAGAAAAATACAAAGATAATACACAGTAAAGAGCCGCATTTTGTGTTTTTTGCCTTTGATTCTTGGGAAGAACTTTGCAACATATAA